The sequence GAAACAGAAAGGAAACCCGGAAAAGAAAACAGAGCAGGACTCCACTCCACACTCCACTCTCCTCCCCCCTCCTCACTCTTTCTTGGATCGTAAGGAAACGGAAGAAATACATCCGCGATCGTGGAGGGGACATTTTGATCGGTGTTGGTTTCCCAAGGCCGAGACGAGGGTACGTGGTGGTCGTCATGGATCGGGGCGTGGACGGGAGGACGGGGAGGGACCAGCAGCGGAGGCGACCGAGCCCTTTCTCCCGctctttgctcctcttctcgcagtaatcggggaaggtggtggtggtggtgccggtGCCATCTGAATTTCTGTGGAGCTCGCCATGAAGCGGCCCGGCGGCGGAAACCCCTCCTCCCTCCACCAGATGGCCAGCCCCAATGGTAAATTGCAAGCCCTCTTTCTTTTTTCTGGTGGCAATTCGTTCTGTTGAGGTGAAGGACGCGGAAATCTTAGTCTCTGTGTACGTGTTTGATTAGATATGGACTACGGCGTGGTCGGGATGGAGGCGGATGGGGACGCGGAGGAGGAGATgatggcgtgcggcggcggcggcggctgcgggggaGGGGAGAAGAAGCGGCGGCTGAGCGCGGAGCAGGTGCGCGCCCTGGAGCGGAGCTTCGAGGTGGAGAACAAGCTGGAGCCGGAGCGCAAGGCGCGGCTGGCGCGCGACCTCGGCCTGCAGCCGCGCCAGGTCGCCGTCTGGTTCCAGAACCGCCGGGCGCGCTGGaagaccaagcagctcgagcgcGACTACAACGCGCTGCGCCACTCGTACGACGCGCTCCGCGTCGACCACGACGCCCTCCGCCGCGACAAGGAAGCCCTCCTCGCCGAGGTCCGTGCCGCTCACACCCGCTTAAATTATGCCGCTGCTTAGTATTGTACGTCCGCAATGGCTGATGCTCGATGCTTGCGCGTCTCGTGTGATACAGATCAAGGATCTGAAGGGGAAGCTGGGGGACGAAGAGGCCGCGGCCAGCTTCACGTCAGTGAAGGAGGAGCCGGCGGCGTCCGACGGCCCACCGCCCGCGGGCATGGGGTCATCCGACAGCGACTCCAGCGGGGTGCTGAACGACACGGACGCGACCGGCGCCACGCCAACAGAGGAGGCGCCAGCTCCGGAGATGGGGACGCTGCTCGGCGGGCCCGgggcggccggcgcggcggcggcggggcacgggcAGATGTTCCTGCACGGGAATTTCCTGAAGGTGGAGGAGGACGAGACGGGGTTCCTGGACGACGAGGAGCCGTGCGGTGGCTTCTTCGCCGACGAGCCGCCGCTGGCGTGGTGGACCGAGCCGACGGATCCCTGGAAATGAGGCGCGGCAGAGAGAGAGACTCGGTGGGAGACGACACCTCGCGCGGGGAATAAAAGATTAGTGAAGAAAGCAGGGGCTTTTCTGAAATTTTTGTAAATCTCGTTTTTATCTAGTCCTTTCCTGTCAAACCCTCGCCCTCGCTAGGCAGCCAGCATCAgcaatagtactactactagtgCCATTTCCGCCCCTGCTCTTtcagctatttcctttttcttccCATAAACCCTTTTGCTTGTTAGCTAAAAAAATCTGTTAAGCTGGACTCAAGTGTAAAAGGCGCCACGCGGGATAGGGACAAGGGGAAAAGGACAGTGTGGAGCGAGCAGTGAAGAGTAAGGGAGGGAGCAGCAAGCAACAACGGGCGGGCCACGGAACAGCGTCGCTGTTGGGTGGGCCCCGGAGGCCACGTGAAGCGCAGGCATTGGGCCTCCCATTGACCGGGCTAGCCTAAGCTTTAGCGCTTGATGGCACGCAGCAGAGTCGTAACCGACAGCCATCCGCCCCGCGACGCCAACGTGCCTGGCCCAGCTCGCGGCCCCTTCGTCCACGGCGGGCCTCCCCCGCGAGAGCAACCGCCGACGGCGACccgcgcgtgcgcgcgcgctctCCCCCGTCGTCGCCGGCTCTCTCGAATCGAGCCCTCTGGCCTCGCGCTTTCCTTGCTATTCTCGTACGTAGTACGAGTAGTTGTTGTGCCGCCGTCGAACCTGATGCAGAGTAGTGCTCCGGCCTCCGGtacaagaaagaaacaaagaaatcaTGTGGAGATCGAAGCGCGGCTCTCATGATGCGGAGCCTTTTGGAGGCTATAGAATAGCCCCCTTGCGCCTGGAGATTCTGTGGGCGGGTGCGTCGCCCTGCCAATCGAGTGCGTTTTGGAAGATCTGGTGACCGTGATGATGGGCAATCAGGCGCGGCACGTACTCGATCCAGTAGTGGTAGACCGTGGTGGGGGAACGAGGAAAGATCGCCGGAGCCGTGGCCGCCGTGCCCGTGCGGAATATTCTGTCGGAATGATTACCGGCACCGGGTTAAATAAGACTCCCGGCGTGCATGCCGTGCTTTACCCCCACCTGAGCTGCCCCCTTCACTTGGAGAACGCTTCTAAACACCTGATGGAACCTCGTGCCGCTGGTATATTGTTCGTATGCGGCCGGGCACTTCTCCAGCTAGATTCGCTGTTGTTTATGCCCCTCGAAGCAGACGATTCCTCACTGCTGAACTGTCGAAAGTCTATATTTTTTTGGTTTGTAACACTGCTTACAGTGTAGTGAGAGGACGGACAGCTTCAGGTGCTCTTCACGTACGTGCCCGACTCGCTGTCACGCACTGTTGGACGATTCCGATAAGAATCCATGCCGTTTCGTTTTGCTTTTCTCTACGGGGACATGGATTTGATGTGCGAACGAGACATTTGGATCGAGATTGAGGTGTCTTGCAGGTGGTGAAACTGTGAATCCATGGATCCAGACAGATTGAAACCTATGGTCCAGACTTACCTGGCGGGCGACAGCTTGCAATCAACGGCGACCCATGACCGGGTCAGTGTGCACGTACCACCGTGCCTGCCGGTGATCAATGCAAGCACCCAGGGGTGCAAAAGGAAACGACAGCAACATATACAAGACCAAAAAATTCCCAGCAATTACGTTGAGAATGGCATATGCGACTCACGAAATGCTATAAATTGGAAGTCATTCTTGGGCGCGTCTGTAACTTGCAAGGAAACGTTAGGGCTGATGTTGATGGCCTTGCGATTTAGAAAGGAAAATTGTCCTGCTGCtactacatgacatgcatgtaGTTGCTCCTATATCCACATCACTCAAAGTTGATTTAGCCCCTTGTCTAATATTCGTGGCCTATCATATCAAAATTCGTCAACGTTCGTTTCCTCTCCCTGCATTTTTGTGGCTGCGAGCCCGCGACAGCAATGTCCCGAATGAGTATGATAGTTGACGATATCTGCACATCGGGGCTTACAGACTGGCTTGAAACTGAACCTGGGAGGACCAAAACGAAAATTAACAACCCCCAGCTCGTGAACTGCTCTGTTCCTGTTGTAATAAAGTGAGAAAAAAACATTTTATTCATACTGCACTGCCCGGGCTCTGGATGTGAAATACATCATGTGTGTGAGAACGTTGGTGGATCGGGCCGGACGGGCCAGTGTCCACTTCCGGGTTGTGTCAACGGTAGATCTTTTATCCACCATCTTCCTCAAAAAAGGACTGACCTCAGTCCTATAAAACGAGCTCCTAGTCCTACAGGGCGCCTCAAGAGCATCTACGGACTTGCCAAATCCGCTACCATATACGCCCGCGGGCGCGTCCGTAGACAGTGACTGGGCAGTCCCCAAATCAGCGTCCACagcaacatactccctccgttactttttaccccgcatataagatttggtcaaagtcaaacgaCACAAAGTTTGATCACTTTTATAttgaaaaatatgaacatctacaatactaaaactatatagtatgaaaatatgtttcatggcgcatttgataatattgatttcatattgtgaatgtttatattttttaatataaagtttgtcaaactctacaaagcttgactttgaccaaactttatatgcagactaaaagaaacggagggagtatctcataTTCGGCACCCTATATCCATACAAATCATGCAACGTAAACTCTTACTAAGTAGATCATCAAACGGACAAATTCGACAGGAAAAGGGCATGCGACctcactaatgggccggcccaagaaaGAAGACAAGCGCTCGATGGTTACTCTGGTTCACTCGATTGCGTTCACTGGCCGCGATTGAACACTTGACTCATCAACTATTGAATttttaaaaacagaaaaataataaaatgagaaaaaaaatcatggattaaAAAATGATCACAAATTTTGAAATACAATTGGCGAACTTAAAAATATACACGGTTTTGAATAATGTACacaaattttgcaaaaaaaatcaacgaatttcaaaaaagttcatagtTTTTTTAACAAAATTGGTAAAATTGCAAAAAAGCTCATCAATTTTGGAAACAATTTCACAAATattgaaaaaaatcataaaatttaagaaaatgcaaaaaaatgtaAAAGTGtgtcaaatttgaaaaagttcatcaaatttgaaaaggttcatcgaatttgaaaaaaattcatagaTTTTTAAAAATAATCAGAAGAACCAAAAAAATGTCCATCAAGTTCTTAAAAGAGTTCACCAAATTATAAAAAAGTTCGTGCAAtttgaagaagaaagaagaaaagaaagaaaaggttGAAAACCCAGGTGGGAACAcgaaaaaacaagaaaaacaaatggtTCGGCCTGCTGATAGGACCTAGTGTAAAGAGGTGCACCTGTACGGATTACCTATTAAGCACCGGTTAAGGCGTTGTTTAGGAAATGCCTCCTGTAAACCTGCGACAAGCCCACTGCCACAAGCAATCGCTCGTCAAGCAAGGGGGCAGACTATGAAAGCAACAAATTGAGACATTTCATAGTCTGCCCCCTTTCATAGTCTGCCAAAGAAAAAACGCTTAAAAAACAAGCAGAACCAAAGAAAAAAAGACCACAAAAATGGAGTAGAGCAAACCTACAACAAGTGAATCTGACACTAATGGGCTGGCCCGCTCGTGCTGCGCATGACGTGACAGAAGCTACTGTCTCCCTAAAAGCAAGAAATAGCTCTCGTGGCTAATTCTCAAGTGTCGCGAGACATAAGTAAGTATGACTTCTGTTGCAGTGCTACTAGTCCAGTGCAATACTGTAGCTGCCACGCATGTGAATTCATTGCGAGCGGATTCCTTAATCTTTTTTCTATTATTTTTGCATAGGCTTTTACGGCTTTCCCTAGGTTTCTTAGAtttatcttttttccttttccttttcctcctctttTCATTGATTTTCTTTGCTTCTTTCTTTGGTTTTTGGCATTTTATCTTCAGCAAAAAAAAATTAACACTTGTCTAATTTTTCATCACATTGTATAacttttgtatacatcaggaacatttttaatATATGTTTAGTTTTTTAATAGATTAttgatatttaaaaaaaaataaaaaaaatggatgccaactttttcatacacattttacATATTCGTATAAATCTCACATATTTTTATAGAAGTTTAAAAATTTGCAAATAGatgattaatattttttcaaatagatggttttgaacattttttgaaatagaTGATTACACAGTTTAAAACACATTCCCTGCAAAAATGAACATGGGTGTACAATGAGCACCTAAGTCTGTTAtctcaaaatttcaaaaaaaattaaaatttccTAAAAAAA comes from Triticum aestivum cultivar Chinese Spring chromosome 5B, IWGSC CS RefSeq v2.1, whole genome shotgun sequence and encodes:
- the LOC123112273 gene encoding homeobox-leucine zipper protein HOX4, encoding MKRPGGGNPSSLHQMASPNDMDYGVVGMEADGDAEEEMMACGGGGGCGGGEKKRRLSAEQVRALERSFEVENKLEPERKARLARDLGLQPRQVAVWFQNRRARWKTKQLERDYNALRHSYDALRVDHDALRRDKEALLAEIKDLKGKLGDEEAAASFTSVKEEPAASDGPPPAGMGSSDSDSSGVLNDTDATGATPTEEAPAPEMGTLLGGPGAAGAAAAGHGQMFLHGNFLKVEEDETGFLDDEEPCGGFFADEPPLAWWTEPTDPWK